The following coding sequences are from one Primulina eburnea isolate SZY01 chromosome 15, ASM2296580v1, whole genome shotgun sequence window:
- the LOC140815216 gene encoding expansin-like A1 isoform X1: MDMFSLYLVIFHLASFATACDRCVHQAKVAFFSDEKALQSAVGACGYGSVAVGLNDGRLAAAAPAVYNQGVGCGACFQMRCNRGNICSKGGAVVLVSDRNGDNGTDFVVSTKAFAAMAKKGKEHHLFQLGIIPVQYKRVPCDYAQNKNLSIRVQEMSQNPYYLAISFLYQGGQTEIVSVDVAKVGSPNWNFMSRNNGAVWDTRRVPSGPLQFRFVVTSGYDGKWYWAKHVLPADWKAGAIYDSGLQINDTAKQGCSPCDYSAWK; this comes from the exons ATGGATATGTTTTCCCTTTACTTGGTAATCTTCCATCTCGCCTCGTTCGCTACCGCGTGTGATCGCTGCGTCCACCAAGCTAAAGTTGCCTTCTTTTCCGATGAAAAAGCCCTTCAGT CTGCAGTTGGGGCTTGTGGGTACGGTTCCGTTGCAGTAGGATTGAACGATGGCCGGCTCGCCGCGGCGGCCCCGGCGGTGTACAATCAAGGAGTTGGCTGCGGTGCATGCTTTCAG ATGAGATGCAACAGAGGAAACATCTGCAGTAAAGGAGGGGCAGTTGTGTTGGTGAGTGACAGAAATGGCGATAATGGGACAGATTTCGTGGTGAGCACCAAAGCTTTCGCGGCTATGGCTAAAAAGGGCAAGGAGCATCATCTTTTCCAACTCGGAATCATCCCTGTACAGTACAAGAG GGTACCATGTGATTACGCACAGAACAAGAATTTAAGTATTCGGGTTCAAGAAATGAGCCAGAACCCGTATTACCTTGCCATATCTTTCTTGTACCAAGGTGGACAGACAGAAATCGTTTCAGTAGACGTAGCTAAG GTTGGGTCACCAAATTGGAATTTCATGAGTAGGAATAACGGGGCTGTTTGGGACACGAGACGGGTCCCTTCTGGGCCTCTGCAGTTCAGGTTTGTGGTGACTTCTGGGTACGACGGGAAATGGTATTGGGCCAAGCATGTGCTGCCTGCTGACTGGAAAGCTGGTGCCATTTATGATTCGGGTCTACAAATTAATGATACTGCCAAACAGGGTTGTTCTCCATGTGACTACTCTGCCTGGAAATGA
- the LOC140815216 gene encoding expansin-like A1 isoform X2, with protein MDMFSLYLVIFHLASFATACDRCVHQAKVAFFSDEKALQFGACGYGSVAVGLNDGRLAAAAPAVYNQGVGCGACFQMRCNRGNICSKGGAVVLVSDRNGDNGTDFVVSTKAFAAMAKKGKEHHLFQLGIIPVQYKRVPCDYAQNKNLSIRVQEMSQNPYYLAISFLYQGGQTEIVSVDVAKVGSPNWNFMSRNNGAVWDTRRVPSGPLQFRFVVTSGYDGKWYWAKHVLPADWKAGAIYDSGLQINDTAKQGCSPCDYSAWK; from the exons ATGGATATGTTTTCCCTTTACTTGGTAATCTTCCATCTCGCCTCGTTCGCTACCGCGTGTGATCGCTGCGTCCACCAAGCTAAAGTTGCCTTCTTTTCCGATGAAAAAGCCCTTCAGT TTGGGGCTTGTGGGTACGGTTCCGTTGCAGTAGGATTGAACGATGGCCGGCTCGCCGCGGCGGCCCCGGCGGTGTACAATCAAGGAGTTGGCTGCGGTGCATGCTTTCAG ATGAGATGCAACAGAGGAAACATCTGCAGTAAAGGAGGGGCAGTTGTGTTGGTGAGTGACAGAAATGGCGATAATGGGACAGATTTCGTGGTGAGCACCAAAGCTTTCGCGGCTATGGCTAAAAAGGGCAAGGAGCATCATCTTTTCCAACTCGGAATCATCCCTGTACAGTACAAGAG GGTACCATGTGATTACGCACAGAACAAGAATTTAAGTATTCGGGTTCAAGAAATGAGCCAGAACCCGTATTACCTTGCCATATCTTTCTTGTACCAAGGTGGACAGACAGAAATCGTTTCAGTAGACGTAGCTAAG GTTGGGTCACCAAATTGGAATTTCATGAGTAGGAATAACGGGGCTGTTTGGGACACGAGACGGGTCCCTTCTGGGCCTCTGCAGTTCAGGTTTGTGGTGACTTCTGGGTACGACGGGAAATGGTATTGGGCCAAGCATGTGCTGCCTGCTGACTGGAAAGCTGGTGCCATTTATGATTCGGGTCTACAAATTAATGATACTGCCAAACAGGGTTGTTCTCCATGTGACTACTCTGCCTGGAAATGA
- the LOC140815393 gene encoding uncharacterized protein, giving the protein MADGVLKMHRYKKGLSSRIQSSLAVYQPTSFADLMGAAIRAETDIKRREDENKNKRPLTGHPSQGKPPFKRPNQSSGPFKGASSHPTYQEPKMCPKCNNRQSGECHRQTGACFNCGKLGHRITNCPEPLKRSTKPNADANPNKPRENKPNARVFAITQEEADDANDVVAGTIFVNEMPAYVLFDSGATHSFISKRFTKKLGLTPELLVEPFRVATPTSKTIETHRVHRQCKICIHEHLFQAELIQLKMVEFDIILGMDWLARKNAMVDCKGKSVRLRTPSQKEVVYHGKSKERKSLLSASQAWKAVKSGADIYLAMINVVNEEIELKPGDIPIVQEFPDVFPEELPGTIPDREIEFEINLVPEAAPISKAPYRMAPAELKELKEQLQELLDKKQIRPSASPWGAPITIKNKYPLPRIDDLFDQLKGATVFSKLDLRTGYHQLKVRAEDIPKTAFRTSKEDHEEHLRLTLQTLREKELYAKFKKCEFWLNSVSFLGHVISEAGVSVDPKKVESILDWPKPRNATDIRSFLGLAGYYRKFVEGFSSIAVPLTRLTQKNSKFIWDDNCEKSFQTLKEKLASTPVLVLPTEDKDFTIYSDASKEGLGCSCLCFKDMETLSLWLQVRNLHGPPEPQILVHPKELNMRQRRWIELLKDYDLTISYHPGKANKVADALSRRNMSKVTLAALSAQPCLREIVKLNQDRDPVLVKLKEQAKEAKSQDTQIDDKGVLWIKDDCAYQTSITFDKK; this is encoded by the exons ATGGCAGATGGAGTTCTGAAAATGCACAGATACAAAAAGGGATTGAGCAGCCGTATTCAGTCATCCTTAGCAGTGTATCAACCTACGAGCTTTGCTGATTTAATGGGAGCAGCAATAAGAGCTGAGACCGACATCAAGCGTCGGGAGGACGAGAACAAGAATAAACGGCCTCTTACTGGACATCCATCTCAAGGGAAGCCACCATTCAAGAGACCGAATCAGTCCAGTGGACCCTTCAAAGGTGCTTCGTCCCACCCAACTTACCAAGAACCAAAGATGTGCCCCAAATGTAATAACCGTCAATCTGGAGAATGCCACCGACAGACGGGAGCATGTTTCAATTGTGGGAAATTAGGGCATCGAATTACTAATTGCCCCGAGCCATTGAAGAGAAGTACAAAGCCTAATGCTGATGCTAACCCCAACAAGCCAAGGGAGAATAAGCCCAACGCTCGTGTGTTTGCAATAACCCAAGAAGAAGCAGATGATGCAaacgatgtcgtggcaggtaccaTTTTTGTCAATGAAATGCCAGCTTATGTGTTGTTTGAcagtggtgctactcattcattcatatctaaaaGATTCACTAAGAAACTAGGGCTTACACCTGAATTACTAGTCGAACCATTTAGAGTAGCAACTCCTACTAGTAAGACAATCGAAACACATAGAGTACACCGACAGTGTAAGATCTGTATCCATGAGCACCTATTCCAAGCAGAATTGATACAACTGAAAATGGTGGAATTCGACATCATCttaggaatggattggttagcaagAAAAAATGCGATGGTAGATTGCAAGGGAAAGAGTGTTAGGCTCCGAACCCCGAGCCAAAAAGAGGTCGTGTATCATGGCAAATCCAAGGAACGGAAGTCACTTCTTTCCGCATCCCAAGCATGGAAAGCCGTGAAATCCGGAGCAGATATCTATCTAGCAATGATTAACGTAGTGAATGAGGAGATTGAACTTAAACCAGGGGATATCCCTATCGTacaagaattcccagacgtctttccggAAGAACTACCAGGGACAATCCCGGATCGTGAAATTGAGTTCGAAATCAACTTAGTGCCCGAAGCGGCACCCATCTCCAAGgcaccgtacagaatggcaccagctgAACTTAAGGAGCTAAAGgagcaacttcaagaattgctagacaaaAAGCAGATTCGACCAAGTGCgtctccgtggggagctcca ATCACtatcaagaacaagtaccctCTTCCGAGAATAGATGACCTGTTTGATCAGCTTAAGGGAGCCACAGTATTTTCCAAGTTGGATTTGAGAACGGGCTACCACCAATTGAAGGTCAGGGCTGAAGACATCCCAAAGACGGCCTTTCGgacaag CAAAGAAGATCACGAAGAGCATCTCCGCCTCACCCTACAAACCTTAAGGGAGAAAGAACTCTatgccaagttcaagaaatgcgaattctggctaaaCAGTGTGTCCTTTTTAGGGCATGTGATATCGGAAGCAGGAGTATCAGTAGATCCAAAGAAAGTGGAGTCAATTCTAGATTGGCCGAAACCGAGAAACGCCACAGACATTAGAAGTTTTCTTGGATTGGCGGGATATTACAGGAAATTCGTTGAAGGATTCTCTTCCATAGCCGTACCATTAACAAGGCTTACTCAAAagaattctaaattcatttgGGATGACAACTGCGAGAAAAGTTTTCAGACATTGAAAGAAAAGCTCGCGTCTACACCAGTGTTAGTCTTGCCCACTGAAGATAAGGATTTCACCATCTACAGTGACGCATCGAAggaagggttgggat GCAGTTGTCTTTGCTTTaaagatatggagacattatctctatggctccAAGTGCGAAATCTTCACGGACCACCAGAGCCTCAAATACTTGTTCACCcaaaagaattaaatatgagacaaaggcGATGGATTGAgctgttgaaggattatgacttgactataagctaccatccaggcaaGGCAAACAAAgtagctgatgctttgagtcggaGGAATATGAGTAAGGTTACCTTAGCTGCACTCTCCGCTCAACCATGTCTGCGAGAAATCGTCAAGTTGAACCAGGATCGAGACCCAGTTCTAGTAAAACTTAAGGAACAAGCTAAGGAAGCAAAGTCTCAAGATACTCAGATCGACGACAAAGGAGTCCTTTGGATAAAAGACGATTGTGCGTACCAGACATCGATAACcttcgacaagaagtaa
- the LOC140815253 gene encoding uncharacterized protein, which produces MGCATSKLDDLPAVAMCRERCAFLDEAIRLRFALADAHAAYLQSLKAVGVSLHTFFIQDLDGSVNRPLSPVLNLPTQRKGDPHGHSSSSSENIHHLHSHSHSDSGSHLNFHSESEDEEADSLHNNQVSSPVRNQRSYAGYMPGHENLNFNFPGAAAGGGGGGGFMHINYMKNQAAPSVGYIQRPMTLKTSHIDESSVSASSHYLYPTYQDESNRNPNPSSNTNYNYGGYPSYSNYGAGGGFYGGSSATPVSYGGGISSQPAVASSSKAPPSPPRSSGWDFLNPFDGFEKFYPAATSSRDSRDVREEEGIPDLEDEDDEVVKEVHGHQKFVDSGRSSHSKPGVSDAQEANDAQLQFRSRQKVEMETDPVEYEVHIVDKKVVGADRSKDQGSASGFKPRGALKGDLEVVREIQLQFDRASESGSELSKFLEVGKLRYKRRHGVNHVSSKMLHLPMVSSLPSASKGSEINMADPAYLDANQELETRSRNLSSTLHKLHLWEKKLYEEVKAEEKMRVLHDRKSKKLKHLDERGAEASKVDVTRTLVRSLSTNIKIAIQVVDKISVKINNLRDEELWPQLNDFIQGLTTMWKSMLECHRNQCQAIGEAKRLDAIAFHKYLSDAHFEATRQFECDLVNWTLRFSYWVDAQKGFVRALNSWLRNCLLYVPEETADGIVPFSPGRIGAPPVFVVCNQWWQSLERISEKEVVGSMRDFASNLLQLWDRDKAEMRQRMLVNKDDRKIKSLDKEDQKIQKEILALDRRMVLLNSTKDNGTASTEHAVYQSETTKGGSLQASLQHVFEAMEGFTSNSLKVYEELLQRMEEDHLSRDHERVS; this is translated from the exons ATGGGCTGCGCCACTTCCAAGCTGGATGATCTCCCCGCTGTGGCTATGTGCCGGGAGCGCTGCGCGTTTCTTGATGAGGCCATACGCCTCCGCTTCGCACTTGCTGATGCGCACGCTGCTTACCTTCAGTCGCTTAAGGCGGTTGGTGTCTCTCTGCACACGTTTTTCATTCAAGATCTCGATGGTTCTGTCAATCGTCCGCTGTCTCCGGTGCTGAATCTTCCGACGCAGAGGAAAGGGGATCCTCATGGACACTCTTCCTCTTCTTCCGAGAATATCCACCACCTCCACTCCCACTCACACTCCGACTCCGGCTCCCACCTGAACTTCCACTCCGAATCCGAAGATGAGGAGGCTGACTCCTTACATAATAATCAAGTCAGCTCGCCGGTACGGAACCAACGATCGTACGCTGGTTACATGCCGGGTCACGAGAATCTCAATTTCAATTTCCCAGGAGCTGCGGCCGGCGGGGGTGGGGGAGGGGGTTTTATGCACATAAATTATATGAAAAATCAAGCGGCGCCATCTGTGGGATATATCCAACGGCCCATGACTCTAAAAACTTCGCACATTGATGAATCTTCTGTTTCCGCTTCTTCTCACTATCTTTATCCTACCTATCAGGATGAGAGCAATCGAAATCCCAACCCTTCTTCTAATACTAATTATAATTATGGTGGTTATCCAAGTTACTCCAATTACGGAGCTGGAGGCGGGTTTTACGGTGGTTCTTCTGCCACGCCGGTGTCGTATGGTGGCGGGATTTCGTCTCAGCCGGCGGTGGCTTCAAGTTCTAAAGCACCGCCATCACCACCGAGGAGCTCTGGTTGGGATTTCTTGAACCCTTTTGATGGATTCGAAAAATTTTATCCGGCTGCCACTTCGAGCCGCGACTCGAGGGATGTGAGGGAGGAAGAGGGGATTCCAGATTTGGAAGATGAGGATGATGAGGTAGTAAAGGAAGTTCACGGCCATCAGAAGTTTGTTGATAGCGGAAGAAGCAGTCACTCAAAGCCAGGGGTATCCGACGCGCAGGAGGCGAATGATGCCCAATTACAGTTCAGGTCGCGGCAGAAAGTTGAAATGGAGACAGATCCAGTTGAATATGAGGTGCATATCGTGGATAAAAAGGTAGTTGGTGCTGACAGGTCAAAAGATCAGGGAAGTGCTTCTGGATTCAAGCCTCGAGGTGCGCTCAAAGGAGATTTGGAAGTTGTGAGAGAGATTCAACTTCAGTTTGACCGAGCTTCAGAGTCAGGAAGTGAGCTTTCTAAGTTTCTGGAGGTTGGCAAGCTCCGTTATAAACGAAGGCATGGTGTCAATCACG TGTCTTCCAAGATGTTGCATCTGCCTATGGTGTCCTCACTACCTTCCGCGTCTAAAGGCTCAGAGATTAATATGGCCGATCCTGCATACTTAGATGCTAATCAGGAATTGGAGACAAGGTCCAGAAATCTTTCTTCTACTTTACATAAGTTGCACCTCTGGGAGAAGAAACTGTACGAAGAAGTGAAG GCTGAGGAGAAAATGAGGGTACTTCATGATCGCAAGTCTAAAAAACTTAAGCATTTGGATGAAAGAGGTGCCGAGGCTTCTAAAGTTGATGTAACGAGAACTTTGGTCAGGAGTCTTTCCACAAATATTAAAATTGCTATTCAAGTGGTGGATAAAATATCAGTGAAGATAAATAACTTGAGGGATGAAGAATTGTGGCCGCAGCTAAATGACTTCATTCAAGG GTTAACTACTATGTGGAAGTCCATGCTGGAATGTCATCGTAATCAATGCCAAGCAATTGGAGAAGCCAAACGGTTAGATGCCATTGCGTTCCACAAATACCTTAGTGATGCTCATTTTGAAGCAACTCGTCAATTTGAATGTGATCTGGTTAATTGGACTTTGAGGTTCTCATATTGGGTTGATGCACAAAAGGGTTTTGTCCGAGCATTAAATAGCTGGCTCAGGAATTGTCTCCTCTATGTTCCCGAAGAAACAGCTGATGGAATAGTCCCATTTTCTCCAGGCAGGATTGGTGCCCCCCCAGTGTTTGTTGTTTGCAATCAGTGGTGGCAATCCCTGGAAAGGATTTCCGAGAAAGAAGTGGTTGGTTCTATGCGAGACTTCGCCTCTAATCTTCTTCAGCTGTGGGACAGGGACAAGGCTGAAATGCGCCAAAGGATGTTGGTGAACAAGGATGATAGAAAGATTAAGAGCCTGGACAAAGAAGACCAGAAAATACAAAAGGAGATTCTGGCTTTGGACAGAAGGATGGTTTTATTAAATTCCACAAAAGACAACGGTACGGCATCGACTGAGCATGCTGTGTATCAGAGTGAGACCACCAAAGGGGGAAGCCTGCAGGCAAGTTTGCAACATGTTTTTGAGGCCATGGAGGGTTTTACGTCCAACTCATTGAAAGTTTACGAGGAGTTGTTGCAACGAATGGAAGAGGACCATCTTTCCCGGGATCATGAAAGAGTTTCTTAG